TCTGGCCATCATTGAAGCTCTAAAACAATGGAAACATTATTTTGCTTCATCTTCCATAATCATTAGAACTGATCAACATAGCCTTAAACATATACAAGAACAGAAACTTACTGAGGGAATTCAACACAAACTGCTCATTAAACTTTTGGGCTACAAATTCACAGTGGAATACAAGAAGGGAAAAGAAAACAAAGTTGCAGATGCACTGTCCAAAGTTAAATATGCCTTGCAGGCCTTGACAACTACTGCTGCAGTACCAATCTGGATCAAAGAAGTTGTAAACAACTACAACAAGGACCAGAAGTGCTCTGACTTAATAGCTGAACTAGTTATTGCTCCTAAGGGACACCCCCCTATACTCTAACTAGTGGAGTTTTGAGGTACAAAGGCAAGATTCTCATTGGAAACAACATTGAATTAAGAGCTTCCCTCTTGCAAGCATTTCACACTTCAGAATTGGGAGGACACTCAGGAGAAAGAGCTACTTATCACAGATTGAAGATACTGTTTACCTGTCCTGGCATGAGACAAGCAGTTAAATCATTTGTGCAGCAGTGCCCTGTGTGTCAGATCAACAAAGCTCATCATCCCCCTTCCCCTGGACTATTAGAACCCCTCCTCGTCCTTGATTTTGCTTGGACCCATATTTCCATGGATTTTGTGGAAGGACTGCCTGTGTCTGAAAACAAGGACCTCATACTTGTGGTGGTTGACAGGTTCACCAAATATGCCCACTTCATTGGCCTTAAACACCCAATCACTGTGAAAATTTTAGCACAGGCCTTCACTGACAACATATTCAAACTTCATGGACTTCCTACTGTCATTGTAACTGACAGAGACAGGATCTTTACCAGTCAATTGTGGCAGAGACTGTTCACCAAAATGGGAGTGAAATTACACCTTAGTACCTCCTATCATCCTCAAATTGATGGCCAAACTGAAAGAGTGAACCAATGCCTAGAAAACTACTTGAGATGCATGGATTTTGCACATCCAGGGAAATGGTATCAGTGGCTATCTATGGCTGAGTGGTGGTATAACACCAGCTTCCATACCTCACTGAAATGACACCTTTCCAGACACTGTATGCCAAACCACCACCACTCATTGCTGAACTCATGTTGTCCCCACCTGAAGGTGATGACACAAGCTGAACTGGATAGAGATGCAATTGCTCAGCAGATCAAAGAAAACTTGTTGAAAGCACAAGAAAGAATGAAATACTTTGCAGACAGAAAAAAGATCTGGCAAATAGCTGGATGTTGGGGATATGGTGTATGTAAAATTACAGCCATACAGACACACTAGTCTCAGCATCCACAGGCACTTAAAACTACACTCTAAATATTATGGGCCTTTCGAAGTTTTGGAGAAGATTGGAGGAGTGGCATACAGACTTCTCCTTCCGGCTGATTGCAAACTCCATCCTGCATTCCACATTAGTCAGCTCAAAAAGCACCTTGGCCCTGATGCAGTACCTAACCCAAAACTGCCTCTGTTGGATGACGATGGTCACATCTCATCCAGCCGGAAGCATTTCTACAACGCAAACTAATTCCCAGAGTTCAAGGAGACATAAGCATTCCAGTGGTACAGTGGCTGGTCAAATGGATCAACCTACCAGCCGACAAAGCAACTTGGGAAGACGCGGCTTTCATCCAGAAAGTTTTCCCAGAATTTCAGCCTTGAGGACAAGACTGCTTTCAACGGGGGGAATTGTCAGGACAGAGTTACAGGTGACAAACAGTTAGAAGCCTACAATACCGTTTCATTTGTCCAAGAGCATAGCAGTCGTCGATTCACGATCCTACGGCGCCAGTGAACTTACCGCTTCGCGCTAAAGTGACTCACTCCCAGCCGTTGATCTCAAGATGTGCGGCTCATGCCGTTGTAACGTCTCTTTTGAACTTTACCCCAGAGCTATGTAACTGAACCTGTCGCTATCTTGCTTTTCACCTGCTCGACCCCTTTTTAAGCTCTCCTCCGGCTTGTGGAGAGGGCATTCTGGATGATTCTGGGCTTGGCCCTTTAAGCCGCCGTGTTCCAGCTGGCGAACCCTAAATTTCGTGGCTCAGATCCACCAGCAATCCACTCCAAATTCGTCCTCAAATTAGCTTGTGTTTACTCCGTTTTCTGCAAAGTTCGACATATCGTAGCTAGACCCTGTCAGGCGggttgttggagatgctcttaggacTTGTCCAAGGGAAAATCCTCTTGTACTGCTTTTACCATATTATACATGGATCTATCAGTTTCCCTAATCCAGTAAGTTTCCATCTAACAGTGTCATTTTCATCAGTCATCTCGACATCTTTACAAACATTGTGTAAAGTGACCCGAAAAAAAAACATTGTGTAAACTGACCCAACTCTCCAACAAAGGCCCCTCAAATTTCGTCGGAATTTAATACTAGTACTATTCCAATCTTATCACTATCACTTTCTCCTCCTGTCATTCACCGATCCGAGACGCCCAGGGTATTTTGGCCATCACGGCCGTCCATTCCCCTCCGGATCCAACCGTCCGATGCGCGCGCACGCGGATCGACGGGCCCACCACCGTCTCCTCGCCCCGTTTAAATACTCTGCCTCCTCTGCCCCATTCTCACCAACTCACCCCGCAATCCACCATCACCAAATCTCTCTGCTCCTCTCCAGCTTTTCTTCAAAAGCCCCGTCGTTAGCAATGGATGTCTCAGGCGCTGCAGCCAAGGGCAAGAAGGGCGCGGCCGGGCGCAAGGCCGGCGGCCCCAGGAAGAAGTCGGTGACGCGGTCCGTCAAGGCCGGGCTGCAGTTCCCCGTCGGCCGCATCGGGCGCTACCTCAAGAAGGGCCGCTACGCCCCGCGCGTGGGCACCGGCGCCCCCGTCTACCTCGCCGCCGTCCTAGAGTACCTCGCCGCCGAGCTGCTGGAGCTCGCCGGGAACGCCGCCAAGGACAACAAGAAGAGCCGCATCATCCCGCGGCACCTGCTGCTCGCCGTCCGGAACGACGAGGAGCTCGGAAAGCTGCTGGCCGGCGTCACCATCGCGCACGGCGGTGTGATCCCCAAGATCAACCCGGTGCTGCTCCCCAAGAAGACGGCGGAGAAGGAGGGCAAGGAGCCCAAGTCTCCCAAGAAGGCCGCCAAGTCCCCCAAGAAGGCCACCAAGGCTTAGAAACACGCATATGTTGCTGTAGGCTGTTTAATGCTTCGTAACTGTGGTCGTTGTTCTGCTAATGGTGTCGATGtaatctttgttgctaagagaaATGTCAGAAATCTCTCTGATTTGCCTAAATTCTTTGCTCTGTCGGCTGTTCTTGTTTCCCAGTGTTCGATTCTGACATTCCCTTAACAGCAATGCCCACCAGGTGCTCGATCTCCGTTAGACAGCGCCGGAGATGAGATGGAAGGGAAGTTTGCCCGATAGCACTGCGTGCTAGCTGCTGGCTACGGCTGTCACTTCGGCGATCCCTTCCGTGCCTACAAATCCCCACACGGTAATACTCCGGCAACTCCATCCACCGCCATGGCGTCCGGCGCTACCGTGTCTGTACAAATTGCCCGCGGCTGAATCTTCTGTGCACCTGACTTGCTAGACGGAATGCTTGACAAGAGCTGTGGCGTCGAAACAACACCACTTGGCCGCTGTCAGCTTCTCGGCCCCAACATTGTTGCTAGAGTGCTACAGGCCCGGGCAACATGTTCGTGGCGATGCTGCTCGGCTCGACGGCCTTGCCGTTGACTGATTGAATCATGGTCTGTCGTTACACCATGTTAACTTTATCTTACATGGTGAGTGCGCTGTGGCCTCTGCAAAAAATTTCCAGAGTAGTTGTCCCATTCAGTTGCCTTTATCCAGAGAGCTTAATCGCCCAGTTGCTCTATCTCTGGCAGTGGGCAAATTTTTCTTTGAGTTAATTACACCTGTAGTTCAAGAACTTGCAGCGAACATACAAAAACTAAAAAACCCAGAAAAATGGTACAATAACTTATCTAACAACACAATTTGATACAATTTCCGTTAATCCTAATGGTGTGGGTCTCACTTGTCAGTCAGACAGGGAAATAAAAGCAACGAAAAATAGCGTGCTCTGCCGTGATTCAAACCTCGGACACAATCTTAGAAGTCTAGGCGCTTGACGACTGTACCATTCTATTTTTTTTGCCAATGTAGAGGCAGATTTGTTTCTATACCGTAGTTTCAGACACGTCCCACTCCGCTCGCCACCTTCGCTGACTTATCTTTTTATTATGtgtgtcttttttttttttttttcagATCTTAGGTTTCTTTGGTTTTTCCTTATTATTATTTTGCATTTTATTTTTTATATAGGTTTTGCAATATACGGCAAACTTTTTTTGATATACACACTGAACATTTTAGTATACgataaacatttttttcgcaGGAGAATGGTGGGTTTTATTCCTCGGTAATAGTGTTACAATATGCTAATACAAAGGTAGGAACACTGTCTAAAACATGGTGCAACTAACAAGCGATGCTACCTCCTGTGTGGTCAATATTGGCAAGACTATAAGCAACCCTACTTTAACGAGATACAATTTTCCGCGGAGTAAACCCATGAGGTTCCAGAAGCTTTTTGATTTCCAGTATTTAGATGTCCATAAGCTGAAAGATCCAATGAGTTGTCCGTCAATGCAGCAAACTGTCAGATTGAATAATAGGTAACCTTGACCGTTGCATGCTCATTCTCAGTCCTTCTAAAACATCGCTGATCTCGGATTCAAGCATATCTTTGCAAAAGAAAAGATAATGATATGTTGAGAAAATGACTGCTCCATCCTAGtcacattgaacattttttaatatatgaacatttttaatACGCACTAAACATTTCTTTCATATATGGTGAACTTCTTTTAATATATATACTGAACCTTTTTATAAAACACATACTAAACAATTTACTAAAATATATGTGCTATATTAGTAGGTTTTTAGAATATCCAGCTTCTAAAAAACAATAGCCGGATTTTTGGTGAAAAACAAACTAAAAATTGTATAAAGTTATCCAATCAAACTGCATTGCGGATGGATGCTGTTAGCATATATATTCAAGTATTTAAACATGCAAGTTGAAGCATATGACAATCAACATGTGTCCCCAAACATATGACAATCAACATGTGTCCCCAAACTTCCGATGTATCCTGTGTATATATATGCTTAATGCTTCTGCCATAGATGTACTGCCGCACTTCAATCATGCTTCTCAAATTTGTCCGATACATCCTGCCATTTATGTTGTGTTAGATCAAAGCCGTCTCTCTTGTCACATATGTTTCTAATGTACAGATGTTTTGCACTGCATGATGCCAACTATGCATCATTGGTTTCTCAAATATTCTGTACTACCTACTCCCCACAATGTCGAATGCCTATCCTTCTGCTTCTACATGCTACTAGTTATGCTGACGTAGCTCAGGATTAGTGCTTCCAATATCCATGATTCATAAGCATTGTGCATATGTTTCTTTCATTTAATGCAGTTTACCATGCATTCTTCTTTGATATAGATTTTTTTGCTTCCAAACCAAATTATGTAAACTTTTTGGAATGTAGGTGACAGAACCATTTGTGAGTCCTGCTCGCCGCTGCCCTCGATGACGCGGTTACCATAGCCTCAAGTTGTATGTGCAACATTAACTTACGATGGTGTGGAAGAACAAAAGAGCCCCTGGCCATGCGACTCATGCCATGCCCAGCGACGAGATCGTGGGTGGGCAAGATTAGATGCTATTAGCGATGATCTCCATGGAAGCGGCAATGTGCTAGTATCTAGCCCAAGCTGAAAAAAAAAAGATCTATTTGGATCCAAATAATATTTTCTTCGGAAGCAGATTCTAACATATCTAGAAGCAATGTTTGATTTATGGAAACatctttttttcttctattgtaaGCAATTCCATGTCACACTAGAAACAATTTTTCGGCCACTGTATTGTCTATGCATAACAAAACAAAATACACCGCTATTTTTTGTGAAAAAAATACACTGCTATTTTGTACATAAATTTTCAGTAGATCAAAGCAATCATTTGTTGGTATCAAAGAAATTTCTCAACAAGTAATGCGACTAAGTTACATGTTTTTTCTGCTTCATACAACATGTGTTCATACTTCCATGGAAGCATGCTTCGAGTACATTATGTTCCTCTGCTTCATACAACTTGCTTTCATGTTTCAATCGATGCATGCTTCAAATTTGATCACCTTGTCCAACGTCGTCAACGACTTCACACCATGTCGGTTCACTAATATATAAAGCACGCAAGGAAGCAAGCACATGGATAGCAGAGTGAAGCAAATATTATGGTGGAGACATAATACATGGGATATATGAGAATATGAAGCCTACGATTTTGGAGATAGGAATGAAGCAAATACTTAGGTCATTGGAAACATGTTATACGAACCAATGAAGCATGTTAATTTTCACTTGATACGGGGGCAATTTTTAATGTAGTTTTGGGACACTGGAAATATAAACGATTTTAGGTATCTATTTAGTTGCATTGGAAGCAAATTTTGGTACTAACACTGGATACAGATTTCGCCTCATATGGAAGCAAACTGCATGGACTACCTGATGGCTCTCCCTCCGctcctctcctccccctcccctgcTTCCTGGTCGGGATGACCTGGTCGGCGTCGTGGCGGCGACCACCCTCCCTCCCTTCCCTCCTCACCCCTCCCCTGTGCTGCGACGTGCCGGCGCAGTGATGGCGGCGCCCCCGCTCCCTCCCCTGTTCGCCTCCTTACGCTGGTTCCATCCCACGGTTCTTCCTGCTCGGTGGGCAGGGATGCTGGATCTGTGGTTTTCCCCGCCTCCCCCCGGCTGCTCTCGCCACCGCCGCTCGCTCGCCTCCCTCCCATGGTCGTCCCCGCCGCGTCGCATGTCTCTGCCTACCTCCCCCTGCCATCCTCTCCGCCCTGCGCCCTCGAATCGGTTCTGGGCCCTGGATCCGGGCGCTAGCGATGACTCTTCCGAGGACGATGAACCGCTGCTCCTGCCGGATCTGGGGAGCGCTCGGGGTCCGACGTCGAGGTCGCGGCCCTCTTGCCC
This genomic window from Aegilops tauschii subsp. strangulata cultivar AL8/78 chromosome 4, Aet v6.0, whole genome shotgun sequence contains:
- the LOC109766086 gene encoding histone H2A-like gives rise to the protein MDVSGAAAKGKKGAAGRKAGGPRKKSVTRSVKAGLQFPVGRIGRYLKKGRYAPRVGTGAPVYLAAVLEYLAAELLELAGNAAKDNKKSRIIPRHLLLAVRNDEELGKLLAGVTIAHGGVIPKINPVLLPKKTAEKEGKEPKSPKKAAKSPKKATKA